The proteins below are encoded in one region of Brassica oleracea var. oleracea cultivar TO1000 unplaced genomic scaffold, BOL UnpScaffold25979, whole genome shotgun sequence:
- the LOC106322419 gene encoding uncharacterized protein LOC106322419, whose product TEERHLKITSLEIESTYMNPEAENSSIVVTYTRRSVLQKAVITHPTDFRSTNPGNSPGVGHSHGRH is encoded by the coding sequence ACAGAAGAGAGACATTTGAAAATTACTTCGTTAGAGATTGAGTCAACTTATATGAATCCTGAGGCTGAGAATTCTAGCATTGTGGTCACATATACACGACGTAGTGTTCTTCAAAAGGCGGTCATCACCCACCCCACAGACTTCAGGTCGACAAATCCCGGCAACAGCCCAGGTGTTGGACACTCTCATGGACGACATTGA